Within Deferribacterota bacterium, the genomic segment CAACATCTGGTTTTATAATACCACCACAACTACATTTAGGAGCTTCATTTTTTTCTTTATAATATTTAATTATTTCTTCAGTTTTAAATTTTTTTCCACACTTCATACATATTGCCTTTCTCATATTGCCATGCAATTCTAATACCTTTTCTGATCCTCCTTTTTGATGCAGGCCGTCTATATTTTGAGTTATAATACTCTTGATTTTACCCTTTTTCTCATATTTACCCAAAAAATAGTGTGTAAAATTTGGTTTTGCATTAAATGTATCTCTTATACCATCTAATAGAAATTTATAAAAAGCCTCTGGATAACGCATAAAATAATCAATTTCAACAATCTCTGGGGAGTATTTATTCCACAATCCAGATTTTGGACTCCTAAAATCGGGTATACCACTTTCTGTTGAAACGCCTGCTCCAGTTAAAACAACTATATAATTTGAAGATCTAAAATATTCTACTAATTGCTCAATCTGATTTGACATTCCTATTCCTTTTTATAAAATATAGATTTCTTAGATACACAAAGGCACCACCAGCTTGTCCAACTGTAAAAACTATATCTTTCCTTAGAATCGCATAGGTTAAAAGTAAAATACCACCTGCTAAACTAAAATACCAAAATACTACAGGTATTATACTCTCCCTATATTTCTCAGTATAGACCCATTGTATAAAGAATCTCATAAAAAAGCAGAATTGCCCTGCAAAACCAATTATAAGTAAATATAATTCAAATTTTGACATTTGCATCAATCTTAATATATCTTTTAATCATCCACCTAACAACAAAAATATCCGCTAGC encodes:
- a CDS encoding NAD-dependent protein deacylase, translating into MSNQIEQLVEYFRSSNYIVVLTGAGVSTESGIPDFRSPKSGLWNKYSPEIVEIDYFMRYPEAFYKFLLDGIRDTFNAKPNFTHYFLGKYEKKGKIKSIITQNIDGLHQKGGSEKVLELHGNMRKAICMKCGKKFKTEEIIKYYKEKNEAPKCSCGGIIKPDVVFFGEMLPTDTLNEAFSEAERCDLFISLGSSLVVTPAALLPHRAKETGSKLAIINLQNTPLDRDADIVINEKVSYILKQLDRKLENV
- a CDS encoding lipid-A-disaccharide synthase N-terminal domain-containing protein, which produces MQMSKFELYLLIIGFAGQFCFFMRFFIQWVYTEKYRESIIPVVFWYFSLAGGILLLTYAILRKDIVFTVGQAGGAFVYLRNLYFIKRNRNVKSD